One Roseimaritima multifibrata DNA window includes the following coding sequences:
- a CDS encoding dihydrodipicolinate synthase family protein, which translates to MTSKHTLSRRTVVKSTLCGVSSLVAGSVLPGKPLCAQQDGSTAKADPKVRGPFPILSTPFTESGDVDYDVLAKEAKFVSWGGCPGMIWPQSGDSVDLLTMDEKMKGMEVLAKTARDLPTSLCLGVQGKDTEEMLAFAEHAEKLEPEAIISRPPDSGKTEEDLRQYWTALASVATRPVILQTTGGVAYKGPVPSPKLMIELAAEFPHFGYIKEEAGDVLGRMKTSLAAMPPVRRVFSARGGFHWLQESQLGSEGVITERAAYADVLTRIWELQESGEDPKTLEDVFSKFIQMVKAKPGGLRGANLIIWKKRGVFKNLLSRNYGRGKSTPASPIISELKISSDQIADVDNRFQDLHPYLKEVTPDLS; encoded by the coding sequence ATGACATCTAAACATACTCTCTCCCGACGGACTGTCGTCAAAAGCACATTATGCGGAGTTTCCAGCTTGGTGGCTGGTTCGGTCTTGCCGGGCAAGCCGCTGTGTGCTCAGCAGGACGGGTCTACCGCAAAGGCCGACCCCAAGGTTCGCGGGCCGTTTCCGATTCTCTCCACTCCGTTTACGGAGTCGGGAGATGTGGATTACGACGTTCTCGCCAAGGAAGCGAAATTCGTTTCGTGGGGTGGCTGCCCTGGAATGATCTGGCCTCAATCGGGAGACAGCGTCGATCTGTTGACGATGGACGAGAAGATGAAAGGCATGGAGGTGCTGGCCAAGACGGCCCGTGATCTGCCCACTTCGCTATGTCTTGGCGTGCAGGGAAAAGACACCGAAGAAATGCTCGCGTTCGCGGAGCACGCTGAGAAATTGGAACCGGAAGCGATCATCTCTCGACCGCCCGATTCCGGGAAAACCGAAGAGGATCTGCGGCAATACTGGACAGCCCTCGCATCGGTGGCCACGCGGCCTGTCATTCTTCAGACAACCGGCGGCGTTGCCTACAAAGGGCCTGTGCCGTCACCCAAGCTAATGATCGAATTGGCAGCCGAGTTCCCGCACTTTGGATATATCAAGGAAGAGGCGGGCGACGTGTTGGGGCGGATGAAAACGTCTCTCGCCGCCATGCCTCCTGTACGCCGTGTGTTTAGCGCACGTGGTGGATTTCATTGGCTACAAGAGTCTCAGCTTGGCTCGGAAGGTGTGATCACCGAACGCGCCGCTTATGCAGACGTGCTTACCCGTATTTGGGAATTGCAGGAAAGCGGTGAAGATCCCAAAACTCTGGAAGACGTTTTTAGTAAATTCATTCAAATGGTCAAAGCAAAACCAGGTGGTCTGCGTGGCGCTAACTTAATCATTTGGAAGAAGCGAGGCGTCTTCAAGAATTTGTTGTCTAGGAACTACGGTCGAGGGAAATCGACTCCTGCTTCGCCGATTATATCCGAACTAAAGATTAGCAGCGATCAAATCGCAGACGTTGATAATCGCTTTCAGGACCTTCATCCTTACCTGAAGGAAGTGACTCCCGATTTGTCATAA
- a CDS encoding twin-arginine translocation signal domain-containing protein — protein MLNNASRRDFIKTCGTAATTATLLGTSPAFSAASTGASSPKRWFKGNLHMHNQWSDGKPLAPWAIDWYKTHGYDFICPTDHNIFQSEELRFHGFGFNNQPSDLAAFKDETSLWKVITPTEGWPKLTQRYVDESIEKYGEEAVRTITVGGQTYVRMTTFAELEKQFAEPGKFLMIPGYEQTGGCHNGQQVHMNFINVREVFSYITAETPTEIFDQTFTKGKEVYRGQDYLFIADHPLWRYYDFSPKDLIAQPRIRLFELNNNSIDGRYDANPDGWKPEEFWDIVNAHRASHDQPLLLGIGSDDRHDYTKDAKAWSVVRAESLAVKDLLAAIREGDFYASNGLDFEDIQFDGKTLTVKIDVREEAGYRIEFIGTKKDYDPSSQSIEVQKGARNPARKIDVFSNSIGVVLDSVEGTEGAYTLKPEDLYVRAKIVKVGNESQSDWQSQPAAWTQPYR, from the coding sequence ATGTTGAACAACGCCAGCCGTCGTGATTTTATTAAGACTTGTGGCACCGCAGCAACGACTGCAACGCTGCTTGGAACATCGCCTGCTTTCTCTGCCGCCAGCACGGGTGCCTCTTCACCAAAACGCTGGTTCAAAGGGAATTTGCACATGCACAATCAGTGGTCCGATGGCAAACCGCTCGCCCCTTGGGCCATCGATTGGTACAAGACGCATGGCTACGATTTTATCTGCCCAACGGATCACAACATCTTCCAGTCAGAAGAACTTCGTTTCCATGGATTTGGGTTTAACAATCAACCGTCCGATTTAGCTGCTTTCAAGGACGAGACCTCCTTGTGGAAAGTCATAACACCGACTGAGGGGTGGCCCAAGCTGACGCAGCGATACGTCGACGAATCGATAGAGAAGTATGGTGAGGAAGCGGTTCGCACGATCACCGTCGGCGGACAGACCTATGTTCGAATGACGACGTTCGCCGAACTGGAGAAACAGTTCGCCGAGCCGGGGAAGTTTTTGATGATCCCGGGATACGAACAAACCGGTGGCTGTCATAACGGACAGCAAGTCCATATGAATTTCATTAACGTCCGCGAAGTGTTTTCGTATATCACAGCCGAGACACCGACCGAGATTTTTGATCAGACCTTCACAAAGGGAAAAGAGGTCTACCGCGGACAGGACTATTTATTCATCGCGGATCATCCGTTGTGGCGATACTACGATTTTTCTCCAAAGGATTTGATTGCACAACCGCGGATCCGTTTGTTCGAACTGAACAACAACAGCATCGATGGACGCTACGATGCGAATCCTGATGGTTGGAAACCGGAAGAGTTTTGGGATATTGTCAACGCGCACCGCGCCTCCCATGATCAACCGCTGCTACTGGGGATCGGATCGGATGACCGCCACGACTACACGAAGGACGCAAAAGCTTGGAGCGTCGTGCGGGCGGAGAGCCTTGCTGTAAAAGACCTGCTGGCCGCGATTCGTGAAGGGGATTTCTACGCATCGAATGGACTTGATTTTGAAGATATTCAGTTCGATGGTAAAACGCTTACGGTCAAAATTGATGTCCGAGAGGAAGCTGGATATCGGATCGAATTCATTGGAACGAAAAAGGACTACGACCCGTCCAGCCAGAGCATTGAAGTCCAGAAAGGTGCACGCAATCCAGCACGGAAGATCGACGTTTTCTCCAATTCGATTGGTGTTGTTCTTGATTCGGTTGAGGGGACCGAAGGTGCGTATACATTGAAACCTGAAGATTTATATGTGCGGGCGAAAATTGTCAAAGTCGGCAATGAATCTCAGTCTGACTGGCAATCTCAGCCAGCAGCTTGGACCCAGCCATACCGGTGA
- a CDS encoding NHL repeat-containing protein codes for MYQSLTISAVWRLSSLAAVLLAATFLSAALVHAQDVTVLIGDSTPAPKPSTTEKLNIPFGVEFDPQGKMVIGEYVGGRVFRVDGQGALERIAGTGARGYEGDGGPATDATFDAIHNLAILPNGDILLSDHANHVVRRIDATNGKVSTFAGTGKRGFSGDGGAAAEAQMNTVMSVSLTPDKSQLLVADLGNHRIRAIDMKSGQITTLAGNGQRGIPKDGQQATAAPLVDPRAAAMDDAGNLYIVERNGNALRVVRPSGVIETVAGTGKPGDTDGPALKAQLKEPKYLAIDPDGNVFIADDMNHTIRKYDPLAKTLTTVLGKGDYKLKRPHGVTVRGDWLYVVDSYHHRVLRMPLP; via the coding sequence ATGTACCAGTCTCTAACTATTTCCGCCGTGTGGCGTCTGTCTTCACTGGCCGCGGTTCTCTTGGCGGCAACTTTCCTTTCGGCCGCGCTGGTGCACGCCCAGGACGTGACCGTGCTGATCGGTGATTCGACGCCAGCACCGAAACCGTCAACGACCGAGAAACTGAACATTCCTTTCGGTGTCGAGTTTGATCCTCAGGGGAAGATGGTGATCGGCGAGTATGTCGGCGGTCGCGTGTTCCGCGTCGATGGTCAGGGGGCATTGGAACGGATTGCCGGAACCGGAGCCCGCGGTTACGAGGGTGACGGCGGACCGGCGACGGACGCAACGTTCGACGCCATCCATAATCTGGCGATTTTGCCAAACGGTGATATCCTCTTATCCGACCACGCAAATCACGTCGTCCGACGGATCGATGCAACCAACGGAAAGGTCTCGACCTTCGCTGGGACCGGTAAACGAGGGTTTTCAGGGGATGGCGGAGCAGCCGCTGAGGCCCAGATGAATACCGTGATGTCCGTATCGCTGACGCCAGACAAGTCGCAGTTGCTGGTCGCCGATTTGGGCAATCACCGCATTCGTGCCATCGACATGAAATCAGGTCAGATCACGACTCTTGCCGGCAACGGTCAGCGGGGCATCCCCAAAGACGGTCAGCAAGCAACGGCTGCTCCTTTGGTCGATCCGCGCGCCGCGGCGATGGATGATGCGGGCAACCTGTACATCGTGGAACGCAACGGAAATGCACTCCGGGTCGTCCGTCCTTCGGGCGTGATCGAAACGGTCGCGGGGACTGGAAAACCGGGCGACACCGACGGGCCCGCCTTGAAGGCTCAATTGAAGGAACCCAAATATCTGGCGATTGATCCAGACGGTAACGTGTTTATCGCCGACGACATGAATCACACGATTCGCAAATACGATCCGCTTGCCAAGACGTTGACCACCGTGCTAGGCAAGGGCGATTACAAACTTAAACGTCCGCACGGCGTGACCGTCCGCGGCGATTGGCTGTACGTCGTCGACAGTTACCACCATCGTGTTCTACGAATGCCGCTGCCGTAA
- a CDS encoding PVC-type heme-binding CxxCH protein — protein MASVFVCAGRLSTCCGLLAIALAVALPGVPSHAQQTPTESLTSLRPADGMEVSLWASEPMVNNPTSMDIDSRGRVWISEGLNYRMQQRKFDQLKRVDGADRIKILSDTNGDGHADSVIVFADDIFPVPLGLAVEEIWTDGQQTGTRVYIGHSPDLLVLEDTDGDDRADRRFKLLSGFRGVDSDHGLHGMTFGPDGKLYFTVGDARYGADRVQARQSTFDVTDPSGRRLSSNNFGTTLRVNRDGHQLELLTSGHRNNYGATVDSFGNVFGSDNDDDGNRGSRMYWVIDGGQYGYQHSKSNRHWAEELPGIIPKLVGTGNGAPGGLIVYEGDHLPARYFGAVLQIDSGTRQVNAHPLHRHGAGFRSDYEVVLKGEDDWFRPVDLSVAPDGSVFVCDWYDAGVGGNRFSDQTTGRIYRLSTSSTEPANTLPTADDSDDPVAGLLSDLQSPNTVTRLATRDRLVAEGATVRPRLLTLFGKAPAHVRARILYVLDALPGTKHEDLLTALNDNDPRIRETAVQLLARDTQREGLVASSAGTELKSPALEYLDQLMPLVDDPDSGVRRALLLALRNVPSEFLGDALLELVASWDGRDRYYLEAVRAALVDRSAADLTILFDSLAERAILAGWDNRPIAVPPYYPTGTNDAFLRPDDTLPPSNSASQVIGVAWALQRPESLSAIRKILDANESPSVEQAATIALSEMEDRRAGELLIRRYSAATVDASGRREILKRLGGRIVGPWQELADSDSLNQVFAAALQDPALQQEAIAAIARGRMIKFGPSLLELADADGGAVPIRAAAVAALGELQHQPAQAAIQQWIEAARNQPSGGPIALAALEATTRLDGAASDDVLVDVLTSDNMPLDVRRRALQLMTSSIKGVERILQVYREDSFPQDLVEELSFLLHNQADRRIRQLAEQALPVSSGTSGKKIHNVQAVLALQGDPDRGRQWFATRQDAACARCHHVDGSGSLVGPDLSSIGMKYGATELLYHIQYPSGAINYNFVASTFLLEDGRVLSGLVIDRQDGQITIGIATGERVTFASDEVESERPQAVSLMPSGLVSDFSSQQLADLVEYLLTLRLGDAVSSTKQAGQPQ, from the coding sequence ATGGCATCCGTTTTTGTTTGCGCCGGTCGGCTGTCGACTTGCTGTGGTTTACTGGCGATCGCGTTGGCCGTTGCCCTTCCGGGAGTGCCGTCGCATGCCCAGCAGACGCCAACGGAATCGCTGACATCTTTGCGTCCCGCCGACGGAATGGAGGTGTCGTTATGGGCAAGTGAACCGATGGTCAACAATCCCACTTCGATGGATATCGATTCCAGAGGACGTGTGTGGATTTCGGAAGGTTTGAACTATCGCATGCAGCAGCGGAAATTCGATCAACTCAAACGCGTTGACGGTGCTGACCGCATCAAAATCCTCAGCGATACCAACGGCGACGGCCACGCTGATTCGGTGATCGTTTTCGCCGACGATATTTTCCCCGTCCCCCTTGGGCTGGCCGTTGAAGAGATTTGGACCGACGGTCAACAAACCGGCACACGTGTTTACATCGGTCACTCTCCTGACCTGCTGGTACTGGAGGATACGGACGGCGACGATCGTGCAGACCGGCGTTTCAAATTACTAAGCGGTTTCCGGGGCGTTGACAGCGATCATGGTTTGCACGGGATGACCTTTGGTCCTGATGGCAAACTGTATTTTACGGTCGGTGATGCACGCTACGGAGCCGATCGCGTGCAGGCTCGCCAATCAACGTTTGACGTGACCGATCCGTCCGGCCGGCGACTATCCAGCAATAACTTTGGCACGACGCTTCGAGTCAATCGCGACGGTCACCAACTGGAATTGTTGACGTCCGGACACCGCAATAATTACGGAGCCACTGTCGACTCGTTTGGAAATGTCTTTGGGTCGGACAACGATGACGACGGCAATCGTGGCTCGCGAATGTACTGGGTGATCGATGGCGGACAGTACGGTTACCAGCACTCGAAATCGAATCGGCACTGGGCTGAAGAACTGCCCGGCATCATTCCTAAACTGGTCGGAACCGGCAACGGCGCACCGGGCGGATTGATTGTTTACGAAGGAGACCATTTGCCCGCACGCTATTTCGGCGCGGTGCTGCAAATCGATTCGGGAACTCGGCAGGTGAATGCTCACCCGTTACACCGTCACGGGGCCGGTTTTCGATCGGATTATGAAGTTGTACTGAAGGGAGAAGATGATTGGTTCCGTCCGGTCGACCTCTCCGTGGCACCGGACGGATCGGTGTTTGTTTGTGACTGGTACGACGCTGGCGTGGGGGGCAATCGTTTTTCGGATCAGACCACGGGGCGCATCTACCGACTGAGCACTTCGTCGACCGAACCAGCTAATACACTTCCCACAGCGGACGATTCCGACGACCCTGTGGCGGGGCTTCTTTCCGATCTGCAATCGCCCAACACTGTCACGCGGCTAGCGACTCGCGATCGTTTGGTTGCAGAAGGGGCGACCGTGCGGCCGCGGTTGCTGACGTTGTTTGGTAAGGCGCCCGCGCATGTTCGTGCTCGAATTTTGTATGTGTTAGACGCGCTCCCCGGCACCAAGCATGAAGACTTGTTGACCGCATTGAACGACAACGACCCACGAATCCGCGAAACGGCCGTCCAATTGCTTGCCCGCGACACGCAGCGTGAAGGGTTGGTCGCCTCGTCCGCGGGAACGGAGCTGAAATCCCCGGCTCTCGAGTACCTCGATCAACTAATGCCACTGGTGGACGATCCTGATTCCGGAGTGCGGCGAGCGTTGCTGCTGGCGCTGCGCAATGTGCCCAGTGAATTCCTGGGGGATGCATTGTTGGAATTGGTAGCAAGTTGGGACGGTCGCGACCGATATTATCTGGAAGCCGTACGAGCCGCATTGGTGGACCGCTCGGCGGCGGACCTGACCATTTTGTTCGACAGTTTGGCGGAACGAGCGATCCTTGCTGGCTGGGATAACCGTCCTATCGCCGTTCCGCCCTATTATCCGACCGGTACAAACGACGCTTTTTTGCGACCGGACGATACGCTTCCGCCGTCAAATTCGGCTAGCCAAGTAATCGGGGTTGCGTGGGCGCTGCAGCGTCCCGAGTCCTTATCGGCCATTCGTAAGATTTTGGATGCAAACGAGTCTCCGTCGGTTGAACAAGCCGCCACGATTGCGTTGTCCGAAATGGAGGACCGTCGAGCGGGCGAACTGCTGATTCGGCGGTACTCGGCCGCCACCGTGGACGCATCCGGGCGGCGCGAAATCTTAAAGCGACTGGGCGGCCGAATCGTTGGACCTTGGCAGGAACTGGCGGATTCGGATTCGTTGAATCAGGTGTTCGCAGCGGCTTTACAGGATCCGGCTCTGCAGCAGGAGGCGATCGCCGCGATTGCTCGGGGGCGAATGATCAAGTTCGGTCCGTCGCTGCTGGAGTTGGCTGATGCCGACGGTGGTGCCGTTCCCATCCGTGCCGCTGCGGTGGCCGCTTTGGGTGAACTGCAACATCAGCCCGCGCAAGCAGCCATCCAGCAGTGGATTGAAGCGGCTAGAAACCAACCGAGCGGCGGACCGATCGCATTGGCCGCGCTGGAGGCCACGACCCGTCTGGACGGGGCGGCTTCCGACGACGTGTTGGTGGACGTGCTCACCAGCGACAACATGCCGCTGGACGTGCGGCGCCGCGCCCTGCAGTTGATGACGTCATCAATCAAGGGTGTCGAACGGATCTTGCAAGTTTACCGCGAGGATTCCTTTCCCCAAGATTTGGTCGAGGAATTGTCCTTCCTATTACACAATCAGGCCGACCGGCGAATTCGTCAATTGGCCGAACAAGCGTTACCGGTTTCATCGGGCACAAGCGGGAAAAAAATCCACAATGTTCAAGCGGTGCTTGCCTTGCAGGGCGATCCTGATCGCGGACGGCAGTGGTTCGCAACACGTCAAGACGCCGCCTGCGCCCGTTGCCATCATGTGGACGGTTCTGGAAGTTTGGTGGGCCCGGATCTATCCTCGATCGGAATGAAGTACGGGGCAACGGAACTGCTGTACCACATCCAGTATCCCAGCGGTGCGATCAATTACAATTTCGTTGCCAGTACTTTTTTGTTGGAAGATGGCCGCGTGCTGAGCGGCTTGGTAATCGATCGCCAGGACGGCCAAATCACGATCGGAATCGCCACTGGCGAACGCGTAACCTTCGCGTCCGATGAAGTGGAATCGGAACGTCCCCAAGCTGTTTCGCTGATGCCAAGCGGATTGGTCTCTGATTTCAGTTCGCAACAATTAGCCGACTTGGTGGAATACCTGCTGACGCTGCGTCTTGGCGATGCCGTTAGCAGTACGAAGCAGGCAGGCCAACCGCAGTAG
- a CDS encoding DUF1501 domain-containing protein: MQDPTRRQFLASGMATAGALSVAPLAQGSTSQKLLQGKAEHVISIWLGGGMGQIDTFDPKAKGDPKARKAGAYYDSIDTVVDGVQVCEHLSSMAKVMDRVTAVRTVNHGVIDEHAAATNRMHTGRAISGTVTYPSLGSLIAHERGAAGDDAPPYVLIGYPNVTRGPGFLGAKHGYLYLTETGRGPAGLSRPDIITPQRQDRREQFLASLRKNAGSTSVSKLLDYESAIEQSMKLSGPEFNQVFNLDGEPDDLRNQYGGEFGQRCLLSRRLIERGVRFIEVSHNLNFLNGSGWDVHNSGIVNQHKLIQEMDTAVATLIADLQKKDLLDKTLIVITSEFGRPPEFDSGGGRGHQGSAFSCVLAGGGLAHCGAFGETDHLAKKIVADPVSVPDFFATICGCMGVDYSKYLYAGDRPVPVTDQGTPIAKLFS, translated from the coding sequence ATGCAAGATCCAACCCGACGACAGTTTTTGGCCAGCGGTATGGCGACCGCCGGCGCCCTGAGTGTCGCTCCGCTCGCTCAAGGGAGCACTTCCCAAAAATTGCTGCAAGGCAAAGCCGAACATGTGATTTCAATTTGGCTTGGCGGCGGCATGGGACAGATTGACACGTTTGATCCCAAAGCCAAAGGGGACCCCAAGGCTCGCAAAGCGGGGGCTTACTATGATTCGATTGACACCGTCGTAGACGGAGTACAGGTCTGCGAGCATCTGTCCTCGATGGCTAAAGTGATGGATCGCGTGACTGCGGTGCGGACGGTGAACCATGGTGTGATCGATGAACATGCGGCGGCCACCAATCGCATGCACACCGGACGTGCGATTAGCGGTACGGTGACCTATCCATCACTTGGATCGTTGATCGCGCACGAGCGTGGTGCGGCTGGCGATGACGCGCCCCCTTACGTCTTGATCGGTTATCCAAACGTGACGCGCGGCCCAGGGTTCTTGGGAGCCAAACACGGCTATCTATACCTGACCGAAACCGGACGGGGACCAGCCGGGCTGTCTCGACCGGATATCATCACGCCGCAGCGCCAGGACAGACGCGAGCAGTTCCTCGCTTCGTTGCGCAAGAACGCTGGCTCCACTTCGGTAAGCAAATTGCTCGACTACGAATCCGCGATTGAACAGAGTATGAAACTGAGCGGTCCTGAATTCAATCAAGTCTTCAATCTGGATGGCGAACCGGACGATTTGCGTAATCAGTACGGTGGCGAATTCGGTCAACGCTGTTTACTAAGCCGCCGTTTGATCGAACGCGGAGTCCGATTTATCGAAGTTAGCCATAACCTGAACTTCTTGAACGGATCGGGGTGGGACGTTCATAACAGCGGGATCGTCAATCAGCACAAGTTGATCCAGGAAATGGATACCGCGGTTGCGACGCTGATCGCCGATCTCCAGAAAAAAGATTTACTGGACAAAACCTTGATCGTGATCACCAGTGAATTCGGGCGGCCGCCGGAATTCGACAGCGGTGGTGGTCGCGGCCATCAGGGGTCGGCGTTCAGTTGTGTTCTGGCCGGAGGCGGTTTGGCACATTGCGGGGCGTTCGGTGAAACCGACCATCTGGCCAAAAAAATTGTCGCCGATCCGGTTAGCGTTCCTGACTTCTTTGCCACCATCTGCGGATGCATGGGCGTCGACTACAGCAAGTACCTATACGCGGGGGACCGCCCGGTTCCCGTGACCGACCAGGGAACTCCGATCGCCAAATTGTTTTCCTAA